The segment GGTAATAAACTCCATTTGTAATATAAATATATTGAATTATTATATACTTAGTATATAATAATATTGAAAATAGGAGGGATTGATAAAGTGATTCAGGTTAAAAATCTTAAAAAGGAATTTTCACAAGGACAAGAAAGAATAAAAGTATTAAAAAATGTTAGTTTACAAATCCAAGAAGGTGAATTTGTAGCTATTATGGGTCCTAGTGGCTCTGGAAAAAGCACATTACTCCAATTGTTAGGTGGTCTTGATATACCTACTGAAGGAGATATTATAATTAATCAGCATTATTTAAATAAGATGACGGAAAAGAAAAGAACAATATTTCGTAGACAGAATATAGGATTCATTTTCCAAAATTATCAATTACTTACTAATTTAAATGTAGAAGAAAATATAGCTTTTCCGCTTCATGCAGATGGAACTTTAACAAAAGAAAAAAAGCAATTAGTTTTAGAATTACTTGATTCTGTTGGATTAAAAGGACTTGGTCAGAAAAGAGCTAATTTGCTTAGCGGTGGTCAACAACAACGTGTGGCTATAGCCAGAGCACTGGTTAGCAAACCTGCCGTATTATTGGCAGATGAGCCAACAGGTAATTTAGATAGAAATACAGCCGAAGAAATTCTTGGTTTAATAACAAAATTTAATCGAGATTACAATCAAACAATAATTATGGTTACACATGATATTTTCGCAGCTGGATTTGCAGATCGAATTATTCTTTTTAAAGATGGAGTTGTCGATCAGGTGATTTCTAGAAAGGATGAAGATTATGCTAAATATGTGGCGAATTTCATGGCGTAACATAACACAAAACAAAAAAAGATTTTTCTTTTCATTACTTGGGATTATCATTGGTGTTTCCTTTATAACATCTATGTTAATCGCAGATAAAACAACAAACGATGTTTTTAATTATTATAAACAAATGTATGTAGCAAATGCTGATTATTGGCTTTTAAGTGATGAACATACCTTTTCGGAAGAGACTGTTTCACCCCATTTAAACAGTCCAATCATTACTGAAACATTGTTTGTACTTGATAAACAAGCATTCATAGATCTAAGTGATAAATCGCTAAATCAACGATCTGTACGAATTACAGGTGTGGATGATCAAAACAGTTCCTTATTAAAACTTCCTGTTATTGAAGGGAGTTTAGACAATGAGGGATTGGTAATACCCGATGTTCTTGCAAATTTACTAAATAAAAGAGTAGGAGATACCATTCAGTTTACTAATCTGGGAGAGGCTAAAATATCTGCTGTAGTTGAGTATACACAGTTACTTGCAAGCCCGAGCAATTGGGAGAGTGCTGAATCAACCAGTTTTAGAGTCATGGCTCCACTTGATTTGTTAAGAGAATGGACAAGTATGGATAATGAGCTTTCATATGTAAGGCTTCAAACAAATGAAGAAGGTGAAAAACTTTTTCAATCTTTACAGAAAGAATTTAGTAATTCAAGTGTATATATACAGCCAGTTGTCGCAGATGATCGACAAAGTAACGATATTGGGGGACTCTATACATTTTTTTACTTAATTGCTGGCTTATCTATGCTTATTAGTGGATTCATTGTCTTTAATATGATTTATACAAGCGTTATGGAGAGAAAAAAGGAATTTGCAATAATGAAAAGTTTTGGTTATTTACAAAGTTCTATTTCTAGGCTTGTTTTAATTGAAGTAATAATTTTATCATTAATTGGTACGGCTGTAGGGGTACCAATTGGAATTTGGCTTGGCGATATGTTTATGCAAATTTTGCTTAGTGTGTTTGAATTTGACATGGTTTACACTTTGAATTGGAAAATACCTACAATAACAGCCATAGTAATAGGAATTGTATTTCCCATTATTTTCTCCTTATTTCCTATTTACAATGCGGGAAAAACTTCGGTGCTCTTAACATTAAAAATGGCAAATCAAACAGAATCATCGAAAAGACAATACGTGTTTAGAGGTATTGTAGGAGTTGGCTTATTTACTTTTATATTTATTGATCATTTCGTTTCCTATCTAGCTATTTTAGCAAGTATCATTTTGCTGTTCCCATTCTTGCTAAAAGGAGTAAGTAAGATCTTTAAACCAATTTTCAAAGTACTTTTTGGCTATTCAGGAATTTTAGCTACGCATAGCCTTACGCAGCAATTAAATCGAAATGCCAATACTTCCGCTATCCTTGCCATAGGGATAGGAGTAATCTTATTGTTAAGCTCTGTTATAGAATCTGCTCCTGAAGGTTATGAACGTGACATTAGAAATACATTTGGAGGTGATCTAAGAGCTACATCGGAAGCTCCTTGGTCTAGTGAGGATATAACAACTCTACTTTCTTATGATTCTGTAGCAAATGTTGTCCCATTAACGGAAGCCACACCCATTACATGGGAAACAATGAATGAAGAGAATAGACAATTCTCTATTTTTGCCGTAAGTAAAAAAGGGCCTATTTTATTTGAAGATATTGAAAAAGAATCGTTATATCAAGAGTTACAAAAGAAACCATCTATCCTGCTCGGTAAACGGGCTTTTGATGAATGGGGTGGAAAAGTTGGAGAATACATTCACGTAAATACTCCTTCTGGTAAACAAAAATTTGAAGTCATTGACGTTGTGGATACTTCTCATTATTCAGGATATGTTGGCTTTATGGATGAGGAGCATTTAAATAATGAATTTGGTTGGAGAAATAGTTTTGATATGCTACTAACATTAAATGATAAATATAGCAGCGAGGAATTACGAGATCAGTTATGGATAGATTTCAATGAACACCTTTCAAAAGTTAAAACTGTCGAAGATGAAATTAAATCAACTACTTCTGCGTTATCTGGTATGAACGAATTAATATTAATTATGCTATTCCTAATTATTGGTCTAGCTAGTATTGGTACAGCTAATACTCTTTTGATG is part of the Lysinibacillus sp. FSL K6-0232 genome and harbors:
- a CDS encoding ABC transporter ATP-binding protein translates to MIQVKNLKKEFSQGQERIKVLKNVSLQIQEGEFVAIMGPSGSGKSTLLQLLGGLDIPTEGDIIINQHYLNKMTEKKRTIFRRQNIGFIFQNYQLLTNLNVEENIAFPLHADGTLTKEKKQLVLELLDSVGLKGLGQKRANLLSGGQQQRVAIARALVSKPAVLLADEPTGNLDRNTAEEILGLITKFNRDYNQTIIMVTHDIFAAGFADRIILFKDGVVDQVISRKDEDYAKYVANFMA
- a CDS encoding ABC transporter permease, whose translation is MLNMWRISWRNITQNKKRFFFSLLGIIIGVSFITSMLIADKTTNDVFNYYKQMYVANADYWLLSDEHTFSEETVSPHLNSPIITETLFVLDKQAFIDLSDKSLNQRSVRITGVDDQNSSLLKLPVIEGSLDNEGLVIPDVLANLLNKRVGDTIQFTNLGEAKISAVVEYTQLLASPSNWESAESTSFRVMAPLDLLREWTSMDNELSYVRLQTNEEGEKLFQSLQKEFSNSSVYIQPVVADDRQSNDIGGLYTFFYLIAGLSMLISGFIVFNMIYTSVMERKKEFAIMKSFGYLQSSISRLVLIEVIILSLIGTAVGVPIGIWLGDMFMQILLSVFEFDMVYTLNWKIPTITAIVIGIVFPIIFSLFPIYNAGKTSVLLTLKMANQTESSKRQYVFRGIVGVGLFTFIFIDHFVSYLAILASIILLFPFLLKGVSKIFKPIFKVLFGYSGILATHSLTQQLNRNANTSAILAIGIGVILLLSSVIESAPEGYERDIRNTFGGDLRATSEAPWSSEDITTLLSYDSVANVVPLTEATPITWETMNEENRQFSIFAVSKKGPILFEDIEKESLYQELQKKPSILLGKRAFDEWGGKVGEYIHVNTPSGKQKFEVIDVVDTSHYSGYVGFMDEEHLNNEFGWRNSFDMLLTLNDKYSSEELRDQLWIDFNEHLSKVKTVEDEIKSTTSALSGMNELILIMLFLIIGLASIGTANTLLMNTLERTSEIGTMRALGFTRQQVRKMVIGEGLLIGLVGVIGGVASGVILLYVTSKSKLLGDFISFQIPLGNIGVALIAGLLLSLFASWISSTTASKINILSSLKEG